The Symphalangus syndactylus isolate Jambi chromosome 8, NHGRI_mSymSyn1-v2.1_pri, whole genome shotgun sequence genome includes a window with the following:
- the GORASP2 gene encoding Golgi reassembly-stacking protein 2 isoform X1, with protein MLIYSSKTLELRETSVTPSNLWGGQGLLGVSIRFCSFDGANENVWHVLEVESNSPAALAGLRPHSDYIIGADTVMNESEDLFSLIETHEAKPLKLYVYNTDTDNCREVIITPNSAWGGEGSLGCGIGYGYLHRIPTRPFEEGKKISLPGQMAGTPITPLKDGFTEVQLSSVNPPSLSPPGTTGIEQSLAGLSMSSTPPAVSSVLSTGVPTVPLLPPQVNQSLTSVPPMNPATTLPGLMPLPAGLPNLPNLNLNLPAPHIMPGVGLPELVNPGLPPLPSMPPRNLPGIAPLPLPSEFLPSFPLVPESSSAASSGELLSSLPPCDPATTTAKADAASSLTVDVTPPTAKAPTTVEDRVGDSTPVSEKPVSVAVDANASESP; from the exons ATGCTTATCTATAGCAGCAAAACATTGGAGCTGCGAGAGACCTCAGTCACACCAAGTAACCTGTGGGGCGGCCAGGGCTTATTGGGAGTGAGCATTCGTTTCTGCAGCTTTGATGGGGCAAATGAAAATGTTTGGCATGTGTTG GAAGTGGAATCAAATTCTCCTGCAGCACTGGCAGGTCTTAGACCACACAGTGATTATATAATTGGAGCAGATACAGTCATGAATGAG TCTGAAGATCTATTCAGCCTTATTGAAACACATGAAGCAAAACCATTGAAACTGTATGTGTACAACACAGACACTGATAACTGTCGAGAAGTGATTATTACACCAAATTCTGCATGGGGTGGAGAAGGCAG ccTAGGATGTGGCATTGGATATGGTTATTTGCATCGAATACCTACGCGCCCAtttgaggaaggaaagaaaatttctCTTCCAGGACAAATGGCTGGTACACCTATTACACCTCTTAAAGATGGGTTTACAGAG gtCCAGCTGTCCTCGGTTAATCCCCCGtctttgtcaccaccaggaaCTACAGGAATTGAACAGAGTCTGGCTGGACTTTCTATGAGCTCAACTCCACCAGCTGTCAGTAGTGTTCTCAGTACAG GTGTACCAACAGTACCGTTATTGCCACCACAAGTAAACCAGTCCCTCACTTCTGTGCCACCAATGAACCCAGCTACTACATTACCAG GTCTGATGCCTTTACCAGCAGGACTGCCCAACCTCCCCAAcctcaacctcaacctcccagcacCACACATCATGCCAGGGGTTGGCTTACCAGAACTTGTAAACCCAG GTCTGCCACCTCTTCCTTCCATGCCTCCCCGAAACTTACCTGGCATTGCACCTCTCCCCCTGCCATCCGAGTTCCTCCCGTCATTCCCCTTGGTTCCAGAGAGCTCTTCTGCAGCAAGCTCAGGAGAGCTGCTGTCTTCCCTCCCGCCCTGCGACCCTGCCACAACTACTGCAAAGGCAGACGCTGCCTCCTCACTCACTGTGGATGTGACGCCCCCCACTGCCAAGGCCCCCACCACCGTTGAGGACAGAGTCGGCGACTCCACTCCAGTCAGCGAGAAGCCTGTTTCTGTGGCTGTGGATGCCAATGCTTCTGAGTCACCTTAA
- the GORASP2 gene encoding Golgi reassembly-stacking protein 2 isoform X2 — protein sequence MGSSQSVEIPGGGTEGYHVLRVQENSPGHRAGLEPFFDFIVSINGSRLNKDNDTLKDLLKANVEKPVKMLIYSSKTLELRETSVTPSNLWGGQGLLGVSIRFCSFDGANENVWHVLEVESNSPAALAGLRPHSDYIIGADTVMNESEDLFSLIETHEAKPLKLYVYNTDTDNCREVIITPNSAWGGEGSLGCGIGYGYLHRIPTRPFEEGKKISLPGQMAGTPITPLKDGFTEVQLSSVNPPSLSPPGTTGIEQSLAGLSMSSTPPAVSSVLSTGVPTVPLLPPQVNQSLTSVPPMNPATTLPGLMPLPAGLPNLPNLNLNLPAPHIMPGVGLPELVNPGLPPLPSMPPRNLPGIAPLPLPSEFLPSFPLVPESSSAASSGELLSSLPPCDPATTTAKADAASSLTVDVTPPTAKAPTTVEDRVGDSTPVSEKPVSVAVDANASESP from the exons GTACAAGAAAATTCCCCAGGACACAGAGCTGGTTTGGAGCCTTTCTttgattttattgtttctattaatGGTTCAAGATTA AATAAAGACAATGACACTCTTAAGGATCTGCTGAAAGCAAACGTTGAAAAGCCTGTAAAAATGCTTATCTATAGCAGCAAAACATTGGAGCTGCGAGAGACCTCAGTCACACCAAGTAACCTGTGGGGCGGCCAGGGCTTATTGGGAGTGAGCATTCGTTTCTGCAGCTTTGATGGGGCAAATGAAAATGTTTGGCATGTGTTG GAAGTGGAATCAAATTCTCCTGCAGCACTGGCAGGTCTTAGACCACACAGTGATTATATAATTGGAGCAGATACAGTCATGAATGAG TCTGAAGATCTATTCAGCCTTATTGAAACACATGAAGCAAAACCATTGAAACTGTATGTGTACAACACAGACACTGATAACTGTCGAGAAGTGATTATTACACCAAATTCTGCATGGGGTGGAGAAGGCAG ccTAGGATGTGGCATTGGATATGGTTATTTGCATCGAATACCTACGCGCCCAtttgaggaaggaaagaaaatttctCTTCCAGGACAAATGGCTGGTACACCTATTACACCTCTTAAAGATGGGTTTACAGAG gtCCAGCTGTCCTCGGTTAATCCCCCGtctttgtcaccaccaggaaCTACAGGAATTGAACAGAGTCTGGCTGGACTTTCTATGAGCTCAACTCCACCAGCTGTCAGTAGTGTTCTCAGTACAG GTGTACCAACAGTACCGTTATTGCCACCACAAGTAAACCAGTCCCTCACTTCTGTGCCACCAATGAACCCAGCTACTACATTACCAG GTCTGATGCCTTTACCAGCAGGACTGCCCAACCTCCCCAAcctcaacctcaacctcccagcacCACACATCATGCCAGGGGTTGGCTTACCAGAACTTGTAAACCCAG GTCTGCCACCTCTTCCTTCCATGCCTCCCCGAAACTTACCTGGCATTGCACCTCTCCCCCTGCCATCCGAGTTCCTCCCGTCATTCCCCTTGGTTCCAGAGAGCTCTTCTGCAGCAAGCTCAGGAGAGCTGCTGTCTTCCCTCCCGCCCTGCGACCCTGCCACAACTACTGCAAAGGCAGACGCTGCCTCCTCACTCACTGTGGATGTGACGCCCCCCACTGCCAAGGCCCCCACCACCGTTGAGGACAGAGTCGGCGACTCCACTCCAGTCAGCGAGAAGCCTGTTTCTGTGGCTGTGGATGCCAATGCTTCTGAGTCACCTTAA